From Demequina lutea, a single genomic window includes:
- a CDS encoding ABC transporter ATP-binding protein has product MTTDTATAGAAHAAPLALRSRGLTKTYGSGQAAVTAVDHVDLDVDAGVLTAVMGPSGSGKTTLVHLLAGLDRPDAGQVWVGDDELTGISDAALARIRGRVVGFVFQGFNLLQTMSAADNIVLPLRLNQLPRDEAWYATLIDMLGIGKELERRPYELSGGQQQRVAIARALITRPRVVLADEPTGNLDTHASAQILSHLRASCRELGQSVVMVTHDPTAASYASKVLLFADGKVAGHIDNPTPESVLAGLDALAGVER; this is encoded by the coding sequence ATGACAACGGATACCGCCACAGCGGGTGCGGCTCACGCCGCGCCGCTGGCATTGCGCTCGCGCGGCCTGACCAAGACCTACGGGTCCGGTCAGGCCGCCGTGACCGCGGTGGACCACGTTGACCTGGACGTCGACGCGGGGGTGCTGACCGCCGTGATGGGTCCTTCCGGCTCCGGCAAGACGACGCTGGTGCACCTGCTCGCGGGTCTCGATAGGCCCGATGCCGGCCAGGTCTGGGTGGGCGACGACGAGCTCACTGGCATCTCCGATGCCGCACTCGCGCGCATCAGGGGGCGCGTTGTCGGCTTCGTGTTCCAGGGCTTCAACCTGCTGCAGACGATGTCGGCGGCCGACAACATCGTCCTGCCGCTGCGACTCAACCAACTCCCGCGCGACGAGGCTTGGTACGCGACGCTCATCGACATGTTGGGCATCGGCAAGGAGCTGGAACGGCGCCCTTACGAACTGTCCGGCGGCCAGCAGCAGCGCGTCGCGATCGCCCGCGCGCTCATCACCAGGCCCCGCGTCGTCCTCGCCGACGAGCCCACCGGCAACCTCGACACCCACGCGAGCGCCCAAATCCTTTCCCACCTGCGCGCGAGCTGCCGCGAACTGGGCCAGTCAGTGGTGATGGTTACGCACGACCCGACCGCCGCGTCGTACGCCAGCAAGGTGCTGCTCTTTGCGGACGGCAAGGTGGCGGGGCACATCGACAACCCCACGCCGGAGTCGGTGCTCGCGGGGCTCGACGCCCTCGCGGGGGTCGAGCGATGA
- a CDS encoding response regulator — MTIHVALVDDQQLIRAGFRMVVASQPDMDVVVEAGTGDDAVTALAALDPPADVVLMDVRMPGRDGIDACAEITASSGSKVIILTTFDLDEYVVAAIKAGASGFLLKDAPPEDLLHAIRTVHAGDAVIAPTTTRRLLTRLVSTMPEPVDAAGVADLTDREREVLVLMARGLSNQEICAELVVAEATVKTHVGKVLAKLGARDRVQAVVIAYETGLVRPSA, encoded by the coding sequence ATGACCATTCATGTGGCGCTTGTCGACGACCAGCAGCTCATTCGTGCGGGCTTCCGCATGGTGGTTGCGTCGCAGCCCGACATGGACGTGGTGGTCGAGGCGGGCACGGGCGACGACGCGGTGACGGCTCTCGCCGCTCTCGACCCGCCCGCCGATGTGGTGCTCATGGACGTGCGCATGCCCGGCCGCGACGGCATCGACGCATGCGCGGAGATCACGGCAAGCTCGGGCTCCAAGGTCATCATCCTCACCACCTTCGATCTCGACGAGTATGTGGTCGCCGCGATCAAGGCTGGCGCCAGCGGGTTCTTGCTCAAGGACGCGCCGCCCGAGGATCTGCTGCACGCGATCCGCACGGTGCACGCCGGAGACGCGGTCATCGCTCCGACCACCACGCGGCGGCTGTTGACGCGCCTGGTGAGCACGATGCCCGAGCCGGTCGACGCCGCGGGCGTGGCCGACCTCACCGACCGCGAGCGCGAGGTGCTGGTCCTCATGGCGCGCGGCCTGTCCAACCAGGAGATCTGCGCCGAGCTGGTCGTCGCCGAGGCCACCGTCAAGACCCACGTCGGCAAGGTGCTCGCCAAGCTGGGCGCGCGCGACAGGGTGCAGGCCGTCGTGATCGCGTACGAGACCGGGCTGGTCAGGCCTAGCGCGTGA
- a CDS encoding sensor histidine kinase, whose amino-acid sequence MIWLGWTLAVAASAVATWALARLRTERLRTRAAELASAKDADAARALAASDERARIAREMHDVVAHTLSVVVAQADGGRFAAPTDPTAAARTLDTIAEVGRSALTEMRALLGLLRESDGAAEMGPQPSISDIPALVAATREGGLEVSYVTTGTPRPLPIGAGLAVYRIAQEGLTNVLKHAGPVAAAFLQLTWGDDDVTLTVSDDGRGAAARKDDHGGGIEGMRQRATVFGGTLTAGPKAGGGFVLRARLPLPHRDDAGARDGMARDAGAARDRPATDDVAGEARA is encoded by the coding sequence TGGGGTGGACCCTCGCGGTGGCCGCGAGCGCGGTCGCCACGTGGGCTCTCGCTCGCCTGCGCACCGAGCGCCTCCGCACCCGCGCCGCCGAGCTTGCCTCCGCCAAGGACGCCGACGCCGCCAGGGCCCTCGCCGCCTCCGACGAGCGCGCCCGCATCGCCCGCGAGATGCACGACGTCGTGGCCCACACCCTTTCCGTGGTGGTCGCTCAGGCCGACGGCGGTCGCTTCGCGGCCCCCACCGATCCCACCGCCGCCGCGCGCACGCTCGACACGATCGCCGAGGTCGGCCGCTCGGCCCTGACCGAGATGCGCGCACTGCTGGGCCTGCTCAGGGAATCCGATGGGGCCGCCGAGATGGGCCCTCAGCCGAGCATCAGCGACATCCCTGCGCTGGTCGCGGCCACCCGCGAGGGCGGGCTCGAGGTCTCATACGTGACCACCGGGACGCCGCGGCCCCTGCCGATCGGGGCGGGCCTGGCGGTGTATCGCATTGCCCAGGAGGGACTGACCAACGTGCTCAAGCACGCGGGACCCGTGGCGGCGGCGTTCCTGCAACTGACCTGGGGGGACGACGACGTCACACTCACCGTGAGCGATGACGGCCGCGGCGCCGCGGCGAGGAAGGACGACCACGGCGGCGGCATCGAGGGGATGCGGCAGCGGGCGACGGTGTTCGGCGGGACGCTCACGGCCGGGCCCAAGGCGGGCGGCGGTTTCGTGTTGCGCGCGCGGCTGCCCCTTCCGCACAGGGACGACGCTGGCGCTAGGGACGGCATGGCAAGGGACGCCGGCGCGGCAAGGGACCGCCCGGCAACGGACGACGTCGCAGGAGAGGCCCGCGCGTGA